Proteins from one Malaya genurostris strain Urasoe2022 chromosome 2, Malgen_1.1, whole genome shotgun sequence genomic window:
- the LOC131429624 gene encoding uncharacterized protein LOC131429624: MSEPNEQKLPPVRKNTIIVDFRQCKNRPSIRELEGLLKEQMHLDTKRVHLLQCNKTNNVVYIQFYKELDAIQFAKDNNNMHYVEYENIKYNIPVYMEDSAIEVRVHGLPSSVIDPYIRHTMSQYGEILSIEKEKWKNFFPDILNGVRLLRMRLRRPISSYVTFGQDTRIPCKSLVTYDNQMATCQYYQQAVHYGKPCDKPDKETTIPKDNGASFTPTPSNPSTPVTVTDNREVSPSTKPSNVTPIEQRTLAAVNSLPSNQPATANNVQQGASTATSNEINNNTTAMDDETNHEQTAPQSSQEENGSSSPPRKRVTTRSNTKKNYLKTQLNRPRKTCTQIGLNKISFK, encoded by the coding sequence atgagtgaaccaaacgaacagaagctaccgccggtacgaaagaatacaattattgttgacttcagacagtgcaaaaatcgaccttcgatacgagaacttgaaggtttgcttaaggagcaaatgcatcttgacactaaacgtgtgcatttacttcaatgcaataagaccaataatgttgtttatatccagttctataaagagttggatgcaattcaattcgctaaagacaataataatatgCATTATGTGGagtatgaaaatatcaagtacaacattccagtatatatggaagatagtgctatagaagtgcgtgtgcatggtcttccctcaagcgtcatcgatccttatattcgccataccatgtcccaatacggggagattctctctatcgaaaaagaaaagtggaagaattttttccccgatattctaaatggcgtacgtttgttacgcatgcgcttgaggaggcctatatcttcttatgtgacattcggtcaggatacaagaataccgtgcaaatcacttgttacctatgacaatcagatggccacatgtcaatattaccaacaagctgttcactacggtaagccatgtgataaaccggacaaggagacaactataccaaaggacaacggtgcttccttcacaccaacccctagcaaccccagtacacctgtgacagtcaccgacaacagggaagtatccccttcaactaaACcctccaacgtaacccctatagaacaaaggacactagctgcagttaacagcttaccatccaaccaaccagcaactgcaaacaatgtacaacaaggcgcatctacagcaactagcaacgaaatcaacaacaataccacggcaatggatgacgagacgaaccacgaacaaactgcccctcaatcctcgcaggaggaaaatggaagctcctctccccctagaaaaagggtgacaacgagatccaatacaaaa